GCCTGCGCGCAGCAAACCGCAGCGGGGCCGCGCTTGATGCGCGGCCGCCGGCAGCGCGCGGTCGCCTGCTGCACGCTCGCGCTGCTGTGCGGCGCCGCGCTGGCCGATGCGCCACCGGGCAGCGATGACGCCGCCGCGTGGAACCTGCACGGGCAGGCCACCAGCGTCACGCAATGGCATCCGTCGTTTCGCGCGCCGTACAGCGGCGCCAACAGCCTGCCGCCGGGCAGCGAGCACGCGACGACCAACGACGCCACGCTGTTCCTGGGCCTGCGACCGTGGCGCGGCGGCGAGTTCTACCTGAACCCGGAACTCGATCAAGGTTTCGGCCTCGGCGACACGCAGGGCGTCGCCGGTTTTCCGAGCGCCGAGGCCTACAAGGTCGGCGACCACAGCCCCTATTTCCGGCTGCAGCGGGCGTTCCTGCGCCAGGTGTTCTACCTCGGCGGCGCGGCCGGGCCGGTGGCCGACGACGCGAACCAGCTCGCCGGCACGCAGAGCGCCGACAACCTGACGATCACGGTCGGCAAGTTCTCGGTGGTCGACATCTTCGACACGAACCGCTACGCGCACGATCCGCGCGCCGACTTCATGAACTGGTCCGTCGTCGACGCCGGCGCGTTCGACTATGCGGCCGACGCCTGGGGCTACACGATGGGCGCGGCGCTGGAGTGGACCCGCGCCTGGTGGACCGTGCGCGCCGGGCTGTTCGCGCTGTCGGACACGCCGAACAGCCCGCATATCGATACCGGCTTCGGCCAGACCCAATGGGTCGCCGAGTTCGAGGCGCGCCAGCAAGCGTTCGGCCGCCCAGGCAAGGTCAAGCTCCTGACGTTTGTCAGCCGCGGCGACATGGGGTCCTATGCCGACGCGCTGGCGCTCGCGCAGCAGACCGGCGCGCCGCCCGACACGGCGCAGGTGCGCCGCCGCGCGTCGCGCGCCGGGGCCGTGCTGAACGTCGAGCAGGAACTGAGCGACACGCTGGGCTTCTTCGCACGTGCGAGCGCAAACAACGGCCGCTTCGAAGCCTACGACTTCACCGACATCAACCGCTCGGTCTCCGCCGGCCTGTCGCTGCAGGGCAAGGCCTGGGGCCGGCCGGACGACACGGTCGGTGCTGCGTTCGTGCAGAACGATCTCTCGGGCGCGGCGCGCGCCTATTTCGCGGCCGGCGGCCTCGGCCTCTTGATCGGCGATGGGCAGCTCAGCTATGGCGCCGAGCGCATCGCCGAGGTCTATTACCGCTGGCAGCCGCGGGCCCATCTGGCGGTCACGTTCGACCTGCAGCACGTGGTGAACCCGGCGTACAACCGGGACCGCGGTCCGGTGACCATCGCCGGGCTGCGGCTGCACGCGGAGTTCTGAAGCCGCTGCGCCGCTCGCGCGCCGGCCGCGTCGCCGCTGTGGCGGCGACCTGGTGACTACAGCATCTCAAGCGCCACCGCGGTCGCCTCGCCGCCGCCGATGCACAGCGTCGCCAAGCCGCGTTGCAAGCCGCGCGCCTTCAGCGCGTACATCAAGGTCACCATGATGCGCGCGCCGCTGCAGCCGATCGGGTGGCCGAGCGCGCAGGCCCCGCCGTTGACGTTGACCTTGTCGTGCGGCACCTTCAGGTCGTGCATCAGCGCCATCGGCACCACGGCGAACGCCTCGTTGACCTCCCACAGATCGACGTCGCCGGCCTTCCAGCCGGCCTTGGCCAGCGCCTTTTCGCTGGCGCCGATCGGCGCCGTGGTGAACCAGCCCGGCTCCTGCGCGTGCGTTGCGTGCGCGACGAGGCGCGCCAGCGGCTTGCAGCCCAGCTCCTTCGCGGTCGATTCGCGCATCAGCACCATCGCGGCGGCGCCGTCGTTGATGCTGGAGCTCGACGCGGCCGTCACGGTGCCGTCCTTCTTGAACGCGGGTTTCAGGCTGGAAATCTTGTCGATGTTGATCCGGCCCGGGCCTTCGTCGGTGTCGACGACGCGCTCGCCCTTGCGGTCCTGCACCGTCACCGGCGTGATCTCGGCCCGGAATGCACCGTTTTTGATAGCAGCCTGCGCCCGCTGCACGCTGGCTGCGGCGAAGGCGTCCTGCTGTTCGCGGGTGAAATGGTACTTGGCCGCGCAGTCCTCGCCGAACGTGCCCATGCTGCGGCCGGCCTCGTAAGCGTCTTCCAGGCCGTCTAGCATCATGTGGTCGAACACCCGGTCGTGCCCGAGCCGATAGCCGCCGCGCCCCTTGAGCAGCAGGTACGGCGCGTTCGTCATGCTCTCCATGCCGCCGGCGACGATCACGTCGTGACTGCGCGCGAGCAGCATGTCGTGCGCGAACATCGCCGCGCGCATGCCGGAGCCGCAGACCTTGTTCAGCGTCACCGCGCCGCAGCTGCGCGGCAGCCCGCCCTTGTGCGCGGCCTGGCGCGCCGGCGCCTGCCCCTCGCCGGCCGGCAGCACGTTGCCGAACAGCACCTCGCCGACGGTATCGGGTTTGACGCCGGCGCGCTCGATCGCGGCCTTGATCGCCACGCCACCCAGGTCATGCGCGGCGAGATTCGCAAAGTCGCCCTGAAAGCTGCCCATCGGGGTGCGCGCCGCACCGACGATGACGATGGAATCGGCCATGGTCTGTCCTCGTAAAGTGATGTTGCGAGGTCATTGTGCAGCGGCCCCGTCGCCGGCGGGCCGCTGCACCGATTCGCCACGCGGCGCGCTCAGGCTTTTTCGATCGGAACGTAGAGTTCCGCGCCCCGCTGTCGGAACGTCTCGGACATGCTGTCCATGCCCTCCTGCAGCGCCTGCTCGTCGCTGACGCCCAGCGACGCCGCGTAGTCGCGCACTTCCTGCGTGATCTTCATCGAGCAGAACTTGGGTCCGCACATCGAGCAGAAATGCGCGACCTTGGACGACTCCTTCGGCAGCGTCTCGTCGTGGAAATTGCGCGCGGTGTCCGGGTCCAGCGACAGGTTGAACTGGTCCATCCAGCGGAACTCGAAGCGCGCCTTCGACAGCGCGTCGTCGCGCGCGCGCGCGCCCGGATGGCCCTTGGCCACGTCGGCCGCGTGCGCGGCGATCTTGTAGGTGATGATGCCGGTCTTCACGTCCTCGCGGTCCGGCAGGCCCAGGTGCTCCTTCGGCGTCACGTAGCACAGCATCGCGGTGCCGAACCAGCCGATCATCGCCGCGCCGATGCCGCTGGTGATGTGGTCGTAGCCCGGCGCGATGTCGGTGGTCAGCGGCCCGAGCGTGTAGAACGGCGCCTCGTGGCAGTGTTTCAACTGCTCGGTCATGTTCTGCTGGATCATGTGCATCGGCACATGGCCCGGCCCTTCGATCATCACCTGCACGTCGTGCTGCCACGCGACCTGGGTCAGTTCGCCGAGCGTTCGCAGCTCGGCGAACTGCGCCTCGTCGTTCGCGTCGGCGCCGGAGCCGGGCCTCAGCCCGTCGCCGAGCGAGTAGCTGACATCGTACGCTTTCATGATCTCGCACATCTCGTCGAAGTGCGTGTACAGAAAGCTCTCCTTGTGGTGCGCGATGCACCACTTGGCCATGATCGAGCCGCCGCGCGAGACGATGCCGGTGACGCGCTTCGCGGTGAGATGAATGAACGGCAGCCGCACACCGGCATGGACGGTGAAATAGTCGACACCCTGCTCGGCCTGCTCGATCAGCGTGTCGCGGAAGATTTCCCAGGTGAGATCCTCGGCGACGCCGCCGACTTTTTCGAGCGCCTGGTAGATCGGCACCGTGCCGATCGGCACCGGCGAGTTGCGCACGATCCAGTCGCGCGTGGTGTGGATGTTCCGGCCGGTACTGAGGTCCATCACCGTGTCGGCGCCCCAGCGGATCGCCCAGACCAGTTTCTCGACCTCTTCCTCGATACTCGATGTCACCGCCGAATTGCCGATGTTCGCGTTGACCTTCACCAAAAAGTTGCGGCCGATCGCCATCGGCTCGAGTTCGGTGTGGTTGATGTTGGCCGGGATGATGGCGCGCCCGCGCGCGACCTCGCCCAGCACGAACTCGGGCGTCACCTGCTGCGGGATCGCCGCGCCGAAGTTGTTGCCCGCCAGCCTGCGCTCGCGCTCGGCATCCTGCTGGTAGGCGCGCATCCATTCGAGCTTCTGGTTCTCGCGCAGCGCGACGTATTCCATCTCGGGCGTGACGATGCCGCGGCGCGCATAGTGCATCTGCGACACGTTGCTGCCTGCGCGCGCGCGCCGCGGTCGGCGTTGCAAACCGGCGGCCTGCGCACGCAGCGCCGCCAGCGCATCGGTCTCGCCGTGGCGCGCGCCGTCGTCGGCCGCGGCCTGGACGCGGCCGTCATAGGGTTCGGTGTCGCCGCGCGCAGCAATCCAATCGCTACGCAACGCGGGCAGGCCCTGGCGCACGTCGATCTGCGCCTCCGGATCGGTGTACGGCCCCGAGGTGTCGTAGACCGACACGGTCTCGCCGTTGCTGAGCGCGATCTCGCGCAGCGGCACGCGCAGGCCGCGGCTGCCTTCGACATGGCGCTTGCGCGACGCGGGCAGCGGCTCGCGCGTGAGGTTGATGAACTGGGCAAGTTTGTCGGGGGCGTTCACGCGGCATCTCCTGGTCATGGGCCTGTGCCCGAAGGAGCGGCAAACGTCGAGAACCCGAACGCGGCGCGGCGCCCATCGGATGGGCGGCCTGCGCCTGGCACTTCTTACGCCGGTACGAGCCGGATCAAGTTCTCGGGTTTGGAAGCCATCTCAGCGCGAAACGCGCACCCCGGGCCAAGCCAGTATAGGCGATCCGGCATCAGTTGCTCCACCGCGCATTGCGCGACCCGCGACGCATGAAACGCAAAGAATCAGAAGGCCGCGGAGCAGGCCATGCGCGGGCACCCGCGGATCTGGCTCTGCCAGGCCGCTGGGTGCGCCCCCGGTGAGGGGGTTGGCGAAGCGACACGAAGTGCGCGCAGACTGGGGGTGTTCCACTTCACGCCACATCGGTGTCCTCCGGCGCGAAGCGCCGGCTGCGGTCGTACGGGAACACGTCGTACAGGTGCCCAGCGGCGATCCGCTCCTTGTGCGACTGCCAGAAGCCGGCGTCGAGCAGGTCGGCGTGGTGCGCCAGGAACACCTCGCGCACCTGCGGGTGGCCGAGCAAGAACGGCGCGAAGGTCTCGGGGAACACGTCGTGCCGGCCGACCGGGTACCAGACCTCGCCGGAGAGCTCGTCCTCGTCGTTGCGCGCGGCGGGCACCTTGCGGAAATTGCAGTCGGTCAGGTATTCGATCTCGTCGTAGTCGTAGAACACGACCTTGCCGTTGCGCGTGACGCCGAAGTTCTTCCACAGCATGTCGCCGGGGAAGATGTCGGCCGCGACCAGGTCCTTGATCGCGTTGCCGTACTCGACCACGATGCGCTCGATCTGCCGCTTCGCGCGCGGGTCGGTGGGTCCGAGCTCGAACGCCTCCTGCAGGTAGACGTTCAGCGGCACCATGCGCCGCTCGATGTAGACATGCGACAGGATCACCTCGGCGCGGCCGCCGCGCTCGCTGATCTCGAGCTGGCGCGGCGCGAACCTTCGGATCTCGTCCAGCAGCTCGTCCTCGAAGCGCTCGCGCGGGAACGCGACGAGCCGGTACTCGAGCGTGTCGGCCATGCGGCCGACCCGGTCGTGCTGCTTGACCAGCAGGTACTTGGCCTTGATCTGCTCGCGCGAGGTGTCCTTCTGCGGCGGAAAGTGGTCGCGGATCAGCTTGAACACGTACGGAAAGCTCGGCAGGTCGAACACCAGCATCACCATGCCCTTGATGCCGGGCGCGATCCGGAACTTGTCGCTCGAATAGCGCAGGTGCTGCAGGAAGTCGCGGTAAAACAGCGTCTTGCCCTGCTTGGCCAGGCCGAGCGCGGCGTAGATCTCGGCGCGCGGCTTTCTCGGCATCAGGCCGCGCAGGAATTCGACCCAGGCCGACGGGATCTCCATGTCGACCATGAAGTAGGCGCGGGCAAAGCTGAACAGCATCAGCAGGTCGTCCTCGCCGAACAGCGCCGCGTCGATCACGAGCCGCTCGCGCCGGTTGTGCAGGATCGGCAGCGCGAACGGGATCGCCGCGAAGCCGTTGATGATCTTGCCGACCACGTAAGCGCCCTTGTTGCGGAAGAACAGGCCCGACAGCACCTGCAACTGGAAGTTCGCGCGCAATCGGGCGCCGCGCAGCTGCGCGACCAGCGCGGCCTCGACCCGCGCCGCGTCGCGCTCCAGATCCTCGAACGGACGGCGCAGGTCGAAGTCGCGCACGATCTGCGCGAGCACTGCGCGCAGCGTCTCGGTGCGCGGGTAGTACGAGCGCCAGGTCGGCCGCGCGGCGCGCTCCGGGTTCTCGATGTATTCGGTGCTGACGGCAGGGCGCACGAAGATGAAGTCGTTGTGGAAATGGGTGCGGTGCAGGATGCGCGTCGTGACCGAGTTGAAGAAGGTCTCCGCCAGTTCGGGCTGCAGATGGTCGACCAGCAGCCCGATGTAATGGAGCTTGACCTGCTGCCAGACGTCCATGGTCAACTCGCCGGCATTGAACTCGCGCTCCAGCCGCGTGAAGCATTCGCGCACGCGCAGGTCGTAGAACTCGATGCGCTCGCGCTGCGCGCGCTGCTGGCCGTGCCAGTCCGCCGTCTCGAAGCGGTGCTTCGCGCGCGCCGATTCGGCGCGGAACAATCGGTAGTGGCGGTTGAAGCCGTCGACCATCGCTTGCGCGATGTCGCGTGCGAGCGAGGAGTCGAGCGCGGTGAGCAACACAGGGCGCAAAAAGCGCGGGCGTGGCGCTTAGTCCGTCGCCGCGTCTTCGGCAGCGGCCGTTGGCCGGCGCGGATAGCGCTTGATGGCGTCGCTGTAGACCTGCACCACGTGGTCGGCGCGCGACATGGTCACGCCCAGATCCTTGACCAGGCCGTCCTTCAGGCCATAGCACCAGCCGTGCACGGCGAGTTGCTGGCCGCGCGCCCAGGCGTCCTGCACGACGGTGGTCTCGGCCACATGGCCGACCTGCTCGATCACGTTCATCTCGCACAGCGTGCTTTCCTGGTCGGCGGTGCACAGGTGCATCCAGCGGCCGCGGTGGCGCTGCTTGACGTCGTGCACGTGGCGCAGCCAGTTGTCGCCCAGGCCGATGCGCTGCTCGCGCAGCACCGCCAGCACGCCGCCGCAGCCGTAGTGGCCCACCACCATGATGTGCTCGACCTTGAGCACGTCGACCGCGAACTGGATCACCGACAGCGCGTTCAGGTCGGAGCTGACCACCACGTTGGCCACGTTGCGGTGCACGAAGACCTCGCCCGGCGCCAGGCCGATGACCTGGTTGGCCGGCACGCGGCTGTCGGAGCAGCCGATCCACAGGTACTTGGGCGTCTGCTGCTGCGCCAGGGTCTTGAAGAAGCCCGGGTGTTCGCGCTCGACCTCGGTGGCCCAGACGCGGTTGTTGTCGATCAGGTGTTGCAGGGATGAAGGCATGGGGTGATTGTGCGCGTTGTGCGCGCGAGCGAGGGAGGTTTCAGGCGGTCTCGGCGAACAATTCGCGGCCGATCAGCATGCGCCGGATCTCGCTGGTGCCGGCGCCGATCTCGTACAGCTTGGCGTCGCGCCACAGCCGCTCGACCGGGAAATCCTTGGTGTAGCCGACGCCGCCCAGCGCCTGAATCGCCTCGCCGGCCATCCAGGTGGCCTTCTCGGCCGAATAAAGAATCGCGCCGGCCGCATCCTTGCGGAAGGTGCGCGCGTGGTCGGCGTGGTCCGCGGCCCGGCCCACCGCATAGACGTAGGCGCGCGTCGCCTGCCAGGTCGAGTACATGTCGGCGACCTTGCCCTGCATCAGCTGGAATTCGCCGATGCTCTGGCCGAACTGCTTGCGCTCGTGCAGGTAGGGCACGACGGCATCCATGCACGCGGCCATTAGCCCCAACGGCCCACCCGAGAGCACGGCGCGCTCGTAGTCGAGGCCGCTCATCAGCACCTTCGCGCCGTTGCCCTCGCCGCCCATCACGTTCTCTTCCGGCACCTCGCAGTTGTCGAAGAACAGCGGATAGGTGTTGCTGCCGCGCATGCCCAGCTTGTCGAGCTTGGTTCCGGCCGAGAAGCCCTTGAAGCCCTTCTCGACGATGAACGCCGTCATGCCGCGCGCGCCCAGCTCGGGTTCGGTCTTGGCATAGATCACCAGCGTGTCGGCGTCGCCGCCGTTGGTGATCCACATCTTGCTGCCGTTCAGCAGGTAGTAGCCGCCCTTCTTCTCGGCCTTCAGCTTCATGCTGATCACATCGCTGCCGGCGTTCGGCTCGCTCATCGCCAGCGCGCCGACATGCTCGCCGCTGACCAGCTTGGGCAGGTACTTCTTCTTCTGCGCCGCGCTGCCGTTGCGGTGGATCTGGTTCACGCACAGGTTGGAGTGCGCGCCGTACGACAGGCCGACCGAAGCCGAGGCGCGCGAGACTTCTTCCATCGCGACGATGTGCGCCAGGTAACCCAACTCGGTGCCGCCGTATTCCTCCTTCACCGTCATGCCGTGCAGGCCGAGTTCGCCCAGTTTGGGCCACAGGTCGGGCGGGAACAGGTTGTCCGCGTCCACCTTGGCCGCACGCGGGGCGATCTCGGCTTCGGCAAAGGCGCGCACCGCCTCGCGCAGCGCGTCGATGTCCTCGCCCAGGTGGAAGTTCAGGCCGGCAACGGTCATGGCAGCTCCTCGTATGGCTTCAATGGTGGATGTTCTCGCGGCCGGTCACGGCCATCAGCGTGCAGGCCATGGTCGCGACCAGCTTCTCGCGCCCTTCGTCGATGGCCCAGGCCCGGCCCTCGCAGACGGTGACGGTGCGGCCGGGTTTGACCACGGTGCCGACCATGCGAAAGCGCTGGCCCTTGGCCGGCGCGAGCAGGTTGATCTTGTATTCGATGGTCAGCACCGCGGCCTCGGGCGCCATCAGCGTGAAGCCGGCGTAGCCGCAGGCCGAATCGAGCGCGGTCGCGACCATACCGGCATGCAGAAAGCCGTGCTGCTGCGTGAGTCGCTCGGCCCAGTCGAGCTCGATCGCGACGCGTCCCGGCTCGATCGCACCAAGCCGCGCGCCGATCGTGTGCATCGCACCCTGGCGCGCGAAGCTCGCGCGCACGCGCTCGGCGTAGCCGGGGTCCGCGGGCGTGAATGGGAATGGATCCATCGGCGGCGCTTCCATCGTTGCCCGTTACGCAGCCTTCTCGGCCCGGGCCAGCAGCGCGCGCGCTTCCTGCTCGTGCGTGCGGACCTCGTCCAGGTTCGCCTGCAGTTCGGTCAGCTGCTCCTCGAGTGCACGCCGGTGCTGACCCAGCACATCGAGGAAGCGGCGCAGCTGTACGCCGTT
This genomic interval from Burkholderiaceae bacterium contains the following:
- a CDS encoding Carbonic anhydrase, beta class, translating into MPSSLQHLIDNNRVWATEVEREHPGFFKTLAQQQTPKYLWIGCSDSRVPANQVIGLAPGEVFVHRNVANVVVSSDLNALSVIQFAVDVLKVEHIMVVGHYGCGGVLAVLREQRIGLGDNWLRHVHDVKQRHRGRWMHLCTADQESTLCEMNVIEQVGHVAETTVVQDAWARGQQLAVHGWCYGLKDGLVKDLGVTMSRADHVVQVYSDAIKRYPRRPTAAAEDAATD
- a CDS encoding 3-ketoacyl-CoA thiolase, with the translated sequence MADSIVIVGAARTPMGSFQGDFANLAAHDLGGVAIKAAIERAGVKPDTVGEVLFGNVLPAGEGQAPARQAAHKGGLPRSCGAVTLNKVCGSGMRAAMFAHDMLLARSHDVIVAGGMESMTNAPYLLLKGRGGYRLGHDRVFDHMMLDGLEDAYEAGRSMGTFGEDCAAKYHFTREQQDAFAAASVQRAQAAIKNGAFRAEITPVTVQDRKGERVVDTDEGPGRINIDKISSLKPAFKKDGTVTAASSSSINDGAAAMVLMRESTAKELGCKPLARLVAHATHAQEPGWFTTAPIGASEKALAKAGWKAGDVDLWEVNEAFAVVPMALMHDLKVPHDKVNVNGGACALGHPIGCSGARIMVTLMYALKARGLQRGLATLCIGGGEATAVALEML
- a CDS encoding Thioesterase: MDPFPFTPADPGYAERVRASFARQGAMHTIGARLGAIEPGRVAIELDWAERLTQQHGFLHAGMVATALDSACGYAGFTLMAPEAAVLTIEYKINLLAPAKGQRFRMVGTVVKPGRTVTVCEGRAWAIDEGREKLVATMACTLMAVTGRENIHH
- a CDS encoding Phosphomethylpyrimidine synthase ThiC — its product is MNAPDKLAQFINLTREPLPASRKRHVEGSRGLRVPLREIALSNGETVSVYDTSGPYTDPEAQIDVRQGLPALRSDWIAARGDTEPYDGRVQAAADDGARHGETDALAALRAQAAGLQRRPRRARAGSNVSQMHYARRGIVTPEMEYVALRENQKLEWMRAYQQDAERERRLAGNNFGAAIPQQVTPEFVLGEVARGRAIIPANINHTELEPMAIGRNFLVKVNANIGNSAVTSSIEEEVEKLVWAIRWGADTVMDLSTGRNIHTTRDWIVRNSPVPIGTVPIYQALEKVGGVAEDLTWEIFRDTLIEQAEQGVDYFTVHAGVRLPFIHLTAKRVTGIVSRGGSIMAKWCIAHHKESFLYTHFDEMCEIMKAYDVSYSLGDGLRPGSGADANDEAQFAELRTLGELTQVAWQHDVQVMIEGPGHVPMHMIQQNMTEQLKHCHEAPFYTLGPLTTDIAPGYDHITSGIGAAMIGWFGTAMLCYVTPKEHLGLPDREDVKTGIITYKIAAHAADVAKGHPGARARDDALSKARFEFRWMDQFNLSLDPDTARNFHDETLPKESSKVAHFCSMCGPKFCSMKITQEVRDYAASLGVSDEQALQEGMDSMSETFRQRGAELYVPIEKA
- a CDS encoding OmpA-like transmembrane domain — its product is MRGRRQRAVACCTLALLCGAALADAPPGSDDAAAWNLHGQATSVTQWHPSFRAPYSGANSLPPGSEHATTNDATLFLGLRPWRGGEFYLNPELDQGFGLGDTQGVAGFPSAEAYKVGDHSPYFRLQRAFLRQVFYLGGAAGPVADDANQLAGTQSADNLTITVGKFSVVDIFDTNRYAHDPRADFMNWSVVDAGAFDYAADAWGYTMGAALEWTRAWWTVRAGLFALSDTPNSPHIDTGFGQTQWVAEFEARQQAFGRPGKVKLLTFVSRGDMGSYADALALAQQTGAPPDTAQVRRRASRAGAVLNVEQELSDTLGFFARASANNGRFEAYDFTDINRSVSAGLSLQGKAWGRPDDTVGAAFVQNDLSGAARAYFAAGGLGLLIGDGQLSYGAERIAEVYYRWQPRAHLAVTFDLQHVVNPAYNRDRGPVTIAGLRLHAEF
- a CDS encoding Isocitrate dehydrogenase phosphatase/kinase, which produces MLLTALDSSLARDIAQAMVDGFNRHYRLFRAESARAKHRFETADWHGQQRAQRERIEFYDLRVRECFTRLEREFNAGELTMDVWQQVKLHYIGLLVDHLQPELAETFFNSVTTRILHRTHFHNDFIFVRPAVSTEYIENPERAARPTWRSYYPRTETLRAVLAQIVRDFDLRRPFEDLERDAARVEAALVAQLRGARLRANFQLQVLSGLFFRNKGAYVVGKIINGFAAIPFALPILHNRRERLVIDAALFGEDDLLMLFSFARAYFMVDMEIPSAWVEFLRGLMPRKPRAEIYAALGLAKQGKTLFYRDFLQHLRYSSDKFRIAPGIKGMVMLVFDLPSFPYVFKLIRDHFPPQKDTSREQIKAKYLLVKQHDRVGRMADTLEYRLVAFPRERFEDELLDEIRRFAPRQLEISERGGRAEVILSHVYIERRMVPLNVYLQEAFELGPTDPRAKRQIERIVVEYGNAIKDLVAADIFPGDMLWKNFGVTRNGKVVFYDYDEIEYLTDCNFRKVPAARNDEDELSGEVWYPVGRHDVFPETFAPFLLGHPQVREVFLAHHADLLDAGFWQSHKERIAAGHLYDVFPYDRSRRFAPEDTDVA
- a CDS encoding Isovaleryl-CoA dehydrogenase, which produces MTVAGLNFHLGEDIDALREAVRAFAEAEIAPRAAKVDADNLFPPDLWPKLGELGLHGMTVKEEYGGTELGYLAHIVAMEEVSRASASVGLSYGAHSNLCVNQIHRNGSAAQKKKYLPKLVSGEHVGALAMSEPNAGSDVISMKLKAEKKGGYYLLNGSKMWITNGGDADTLVIYAKTEPELGARGMTAFIVEKGFKGFSAGTKLDKLGMRGSNTYPLFFDNCEVPEENVMGGEGNGAKVLMSGLDYERAVLSGGPLGLMAACMDAVVPYLHERKQFGQSIGEFQLMQGKVADMYSTWQATRAYVYAVGRAADHADHARTFRKDAAGAILYSAEKATWMAGEAIQALGGVGYTKDFPVERLWRDAKLYEIGAGTSEIRRMLIGRELFAETA